CGGCCAGGACAAGCCGGTGCTGGTCTATCAGCTGGTGGTGGAGGGCAGCATCGAGGAGCGGATGCTGGAACTGCAGCGCCGCAAGCGGGCGCTGGCCGAAGGCATTCTGGGCAGCGACCCGGCCGAAGCGGCCAAGTTCACCGAGGAAGACCTGAAACTGCTGCTGGCGCCCTTGGGCTAGCAAAAAGCACCGTCGTGGTGCATTTACCGCGCGGAGTCCGAGGATCCGGCTCCGCCGGGCCGCTGGACTCGCCCCCTTCAGGGGGCGGCCGAAGGCCGTAGGGGGTGGTCAACGCTTCCTGTCGAAGCGCAGCGCGCGGGCCAGGCTGCGGCGGTCGCAACCGAGGCTGACGGCCTCGAAAGCCTCGTGCTTGCGGCCCTTGTTGTCGGGATTCCAGTCCGGCAGCGGCTGGCGGCGGGGTTGCGGTTCGGTGCGATGCTGACTTTTCATGGCGTTTTTTTGCCTCATTCTGGTGCCCAACGAGGCCACAGTGCCGGTTCAACGCCGGCTCGCGGTGCATGGTTGACAGCGGGGTGCAACAAATCTTTGCAGGGCCGCAGGCGCTACAGTCGGGACCGAGGTCCACCGCCGCCCCCGCCTCGCCGCCCCCCGCCACCATGCTGGTGGCCTGCCTGTGCGCCGGCTGGTGCCGGGTCTGCGACGGCTACCACGAGGTGTTCGCCGCGCTGCGCGAGCAGCATCCGGACTGGCGCTTCGTCTGGGTGGACATCGAGGACGATGCCGAGCTGGTCGATGACCTGGAGGTCGAGACCTTCCCGACCCTGCTGGTCGGGCGCGGCCGCGAGCTGCTGTTCATCGGCCCGCTGACGCCCCAGCTGGCCACCGCCCAGCGCCTGCTGACCAGCCTGCAGGACGCAGCAGATCCGCCCGCCGAGGCCGGCCCGGCCGCGAAAGCGCTGCTCGCCCGGCTGCAGAGCAGCTGCTGAGACAATCCCCGCTTCGCACAAAACCCCCTCACAGCCATGACGGTTCAACTCAAGAACAAGATGTCGGCCGCCGCGATCGCCATTACCGTGGTCGACCGCGCCGCCTTCCAGGCCCTCGCTCCCCAGCTGCCCGCGCCCACCCGCCATTGGCTGGAGACCCTGGGCTTCAAGGGCGCGCCCGACACCCATGCGCTGGTACCCGGCGCCGACGGCAAGCTGGGCCAGGTCTTCGCCGGCGTGGCCCAGGCCAATGCGCCGTTCGCGCTGGCCAGCCTGCCGCTGGCCCTGCCGGAGGGCGTCTACCAGCTGGCCGAGGCGGGCCTGGTGCTGGATCCCGAGGCCGCGGCCATGTCCTGGGAGCTGGGTGCCTACCGCTTCGACATCTACAAGAAGCCCGGCAGCCTGCGTGCCCCGGCCACCCTGGCGCTGGCCGACAGCCCCGCGGCCCAGCGCGGCCTGGCCCTGGCCACCGCGATCAGCGCGACGCGCGACCTGGTCAACACCCCGGCCGAGCATATGGGCCCGGAGGAGCTGGCCAAGGCGGCACAGCTGGTGGCCAAGCAGCATGGCGCCAAGTTCAGCCAGATCGTCGGCGACGCGCTGCTGAAGAAGAACTTCCCGGCTGTGCATGCGGTCGGCCGCGCCGCGACCCGCGCGCCGCGCCTGATCGAGCTGAACTGGGGCAGCAACCCCAAGCATCCGCTGGTCAGCATCGTCGGCAAGGGCGTCTGCTTCGACACCGGCGGCCTGGACATCAAGCCGGCCGACGGCATGCGCCAGATGAAGAAGGACATGGGCGGCGCGGCCAATGCGCTGGGCCTGGCCACCCTGATCATGGCCTGCAAGCTGCCGGTGCGCCTGCAGGTGCTGATCCCGGCGGTCGAGAACGCGATCGCGGGCAATGCCTACCGCCCCGGCGACATCGTGCCGACCCGCAAGGGCCTGCAGATCGAGATCGGCAACACCGATGCCGAGGGCCGCGTGATCCTCAGCGACGCGCTGGCCTATGCCAGCGAGGGCAAGCCCGAGCTGATCATCGACCTGGCGACCCTGACCGGCGCGGCCCGCGTCGCGCTGGGCGCGCAGCTGCCGGCGCTGTTCAGCAAGCACCATGACACCGCGCGCGACCTGGTCGATCTGGGCCTGAAGCTGGACGACCCGCTGTGGCACATGCCGCTGTGGGCGCCCTACAAGGGCGGCATCGAAAGCACCATCGGCGACATCGTCAACACCGGCAAGAGTGCCCTCGCCGGCGCGATCAATGCCGCCCTGTTCCT
This genomic stretch from Roseateles sp. DAIF2 harbors:
- a CDS encoding thioredoxin family protein, with translation MLVACLCAGWCRVCDGYHEVFAALREQHPDWRFVWVDIEDDAELVDDLEVETFPTLLVGRGRELLFIGPLTPQLATAQRLLTSLQDAADPPAEAGPAAKALLARLQSSC
- a CDS encoding M17 family metallopeptidase; its protein translation is MTVQLKNKMSAAAIAITVVDRAAFQALAPQLPAPTRHWLETLGFKGAPDTHALVPGADGKLGQVFAGVAQANAPFALASLPLALPEGVYQLAEAGLVLDPEAAAMSWELGAYRFDIYKKPGSLRAPATLALADSPAAQRGLALATAISATRDLVNTPAEHMGPEELAKAAQLVAKQHGAKFSQIVGDALLKKNFPAVHAVGRAATRAPRLIELNWGSNPKHPLVSIVGKGVCFDTGGLDIKPADGMRQMKKDMGGAANALGLATLIMACKLPVRLQVLIPAVENAIAGNAYRPGDIVPTRKGLQIEIGNTDAEGRVILSDALAYASEGKPELIIDLATLTGAARVALGAQLPALFSKHHDTARDLVDLGLKLDDPLWHMPLWAPYKGGIESTIGDIVNTGKSALAGAINAALFLEYFVPEHQDWLHIDLFAWNDGPRPGRPIGGEAQTIRTLLAYLEQRFTG